One Rosa chinensis cultivar Old Blush chromosome 3, RchiOBHm-V2, whole genome shotgun sequence DNA window includes the following coding sequences:
- the LOC112192093 gene encoding FT-interacting protein 3 yields MQRPPPEDFALKETKPHLGGGRISGDKHTSTYDLVEQMQYLYVRVVKAKDLPSKDVTGSCDPYVEVKLGNYKGTTRHFEKKTHPEWNQVFAFSKDRIQASALEVIVKDKDLMKDDFIGHVIFDLNEVPKRVPPDSPLAPQWYRLEDRKGEKARGELMLAVWMGTQADEAFPEAWHSDAATVSGADSLSNIRSKVYLSPKLWYLRVNVIEAQDLMPSDKGRYPEVYVKAILGNQALRTRISQSRSINPMWNEDLMFVASEPFEEPLILSVEDRVAPNKDEVLGRCAIPLQYVARRYDHKPVNTSWHNLEKHIIVEGEKKKDIKFASRIHMRICLEGGYHVLDESTHYSSDLRPTAKPLWKSSIGVLEVGILNAQGLMPMKTIDGRGTTDAYCVAKYGQKWVRTRTIIDSFAPRWNEQYTWEVFDPCTVITIGVFDNCHLHGGDKAAAAKDSRIGKVRIRLSTLETDRVYTHSYPLLVLHPSGVKKMGEIHMAVRFTCSSLLNMMHMYSQPLLPKMHYLHPLTVSQLDSLRHQATLIVSVRLSRAEPPLRKEVVEYMLDVGSHMWSMRRSKANFFRIMSVLGGLIAVGKWFDQICNWKNPITTVLIHILFIILVMYPELILPTIFLYLFLIGVWYYRWRPRHPPHMDTRLSHADSAHPDELDEEFDTFPTSRPSDIVRMRYDRLRSIAGRIQTVVGDLATQGERLQSLLSWRDPRATALFVLFCLIAAIVLYVTPFQVVALLAGFYVLRHPRFRHKLPSVPLNFFRRLPARTDCML; encoded by the coding sequence ATGCAGAGGCCTCCACCGGAAGACTTTGCTTTGAAGGAGACCAAACCCCATCTCGGTGGGGGGAGGATCTCCGGCGACAAGCACACGAGCACCTATGACCTCGTTGAGCAGATGCAGTACCTCTATGTTCGGGTTGTAAAGGCCAAGGACTTGCCTTCCAAGGATGTGACCGGCAGCTGTGACCCTTATGTTGAAGTTAAGCTGGGAAACTACAAGGGTACAACTCGGCATTTTGAGAAGAAGACCCATCCGGAGTGGAACCAGGTGTTTGCATTCTCGAAGGACCGGATCCAGGCTTCGGCCCTTGAGGTGATTGTGAAGGACAAGGATCTTATGAAGGATGACTTCATTGGCCACGTTATTTTTGACCTGAATGAGGTTCCGAAAAGGGTTCCACCTGATAGTCCCCTGGCGCCACAATGGTATAGACTGGAGGATAGGAAGGGGGAAAAGGCTAGGGGTGAGCTGATGTTGGCTGTTTGGATGGGCACTCAAGCTGATGAAGCATTTCCTGAAGCATGGCATTCCGATGCTGCCACAGTTAGTGGGGCTGACAGTCTGTCAAACATTCGATCAAAGGTGTATCTCTCTCCCAAGCTATGGTATTTGAGGGTTAATGTGATTGAGGCTCAGGATTTGATGCCGAGCGATAAAGGCAGGTATCCGGAAGTTTATGTGAAGGCTATCCTGGGAAATCAGGCTTTGAGAACTCGAATTTCACAAAGCAGGAGTATAAATCCCATGTGGAATGAAGATTTAATGTTTGTAGCATCAGAGCCTTTTGAGGAGCCATTGATTTTAAGTGTGGAAGATAGAGTTGCGCCAAACAAGGATGAAGTTCTGGGGAGGTGTGCTATACCTTTGCAGTATGTGGCCCGAAGGTATGATCATAAACCTGTGAACACTAGCTGGCACAATCTTGAGAAGCACATTATTGTAGAAGGGGAAAAGAAGAAGGATATTAAGTTTGCAAGCAGGATTCATATGAGGATCTGTCTAGAAGGTGGCTACCATGTGCTTGATGAGTCAACACACTATAGTAGTGATCTTAGACCGACAGCCAAACCGTTGTGGAAGTCCAGCATTGGGGTTCTGGAAGTGGGAATCCTGAATGCTCAGGGGTTGATGCCAATGAAGACAATAGATGGTAGGGGAACAACAGATGCTTACTGCGTTGCAAAATATGGGCAGAAGTGGGTTCGGACAAGAACCATTATCGATAGCTTTGCTCCCAGGTGGAATGAGCAATACACTTGGGAAGTTTTTGATCCTTGCACTGTCATTACAATTGGGGTCTTTGATAACTGTCATTTGCATGGAGGAGATAAGGCTGCCGCGGCAAAGGATTCACGAATCGGGAAGGTCAGGATTCGTCTCTCTACTCTTGAAACTGATCGGGTTTACACACACTCTTATCCTCTTCTGGTTCTGCACCCCAGTGGTGTTAAGAAGATGGGTGAAATTCATATGGCTGTGAGGTTCACCTGCTCTTCTTTGCTGAACATGATGCATATGTACTCGCAACCACTGTTGCCCAAAATGCACTATCTTCATCCATTAACTGTAAGCCAGCTTGATAGCTTGAGGCACCAGGCCACTCTGATTGTATCAGTGAGGCTGAGCCGTGCTGAACCGCCCTTGAGAAAGGAGGTGGTCGAGTATATGCTGGATGTGGGTTCCCACATGTGGAGTATGAGAAGAAGCAAAGCTAATTTCTTCAGGATTATGAGCGTTCTTGGTGGATTAATTGCTGTTGGAAAATGGTTTGATCAGATCTGTAATTGGAAAAACCCCATCACTACTGTGCTTATTCATATCCTGTTCATAATTCTGGTCATGTACCCAGAGCTGATATTACCTACAATTTTTCTCTACCTCTTTTTGATTGGAGTCTGGTACTACAGATGGAGGCCAAGGCATCCTCCTCACATGGACACTCGTCTCTCTCACGCAGATTCTGCACATCCTGATGAACTTGATGAAGAATTTGATACCTTCCCAACTTCACGACCTTCTGACATAGTGAGGATGAGATATGACAGATTGAGGAGTATTGCTGGGAGGATCCAGACAGTGGTTGGTGACCTGGCTACTCAAGGGGAGAGGCTGCAATCATTGTTGAGCTGGCGAGACCCGAGAGCTACAGCTCTGTTTGTGCTTTTCTGTCTGATTGCTGCCATTGTTCTGTATGTTACCCCATTCCAGGTTGTGGCACTTCTCGCTGGATTCTATGTGTTAAGGCACCCAAGATTCCGCCATAAGCTTCCATCAGTGCCGTTGAATTTCTTCAGGAGGTTGCCGGCTAGGACCGACTGCATGCTGTGA